The genomic interval ACTGACTGTTCTAGTGTCTTCTTTTAGCCCCCAGCCTTGGGTGAGAGGGGGAGGTCTTTAACTTCTTGAGGGGAGTAATGACCCCCTGACAGAAGCTGGGAGGGTGTCTGCATCCCTCCTGTGTGTGTTACACCACTCGAGTGTAAAGGTTTCCAGGTGGGGGTGGGCTTCTGAACAGAATCCCTGTCCCTAGAATTCTGCATCAaagtcttcctctcttcctttaggGTTTCAGCTTTGCCGTCGATGTGAATTCCACAATGGATACAGTTGCAACCACGTGATTGGAAGTTGCTGGAAATTTAAAATAGCTAACCTGAAGAGAGCTTGTGTCACAGACAACTTTTACTATTATGATCGTGTTGCAGGTAAGTGGGGTTAGAAAGAGACAAAAGATACTATCAGTGGTGGCCATGATCCCTGGACTCAACACGTGGAGGGAGACTGGGACCATTGCCAGGTGGGAAAGTAGGATTCTCTGTACACAGACCTGGGATGGAGGCTGTCTGGGAGGCAGGTACCTTTTGCCTGGTCCTGTTTAGAGAGACATAGATGAAATGCAGATATAGCTTTGGGGCAAGTTTCCTGTGATTAGGAGATTTTTGAGGTTCTGGGGAGATGTCATTGCTAGGAAGATGATGAGATCAAGCAAGATGATCACATTTACTTTTCCATTCTCTTTAGATAGATATAACTACAGATACTCAGTGCTGTCTTGTAGGACTTGTGAAGAGGGATCATTCATGCTATTTCATGACTTATATAGAGAAACGTTTTGCTGCACTGAAGACAATTGTAACGATCCTGAGAAAAATATGGACATTTCGAAGATAGCAATGTCGTATCcataaaacaacaaataaaataattaggattttaaaaaaccatctctcatagttattttttccttttccttaccGCCTGGCCACATCATCTCATATTTTCTCAGAACCCAGACCCCGCTACTGTATTCCAGTAGATCTACTATGCATGCTCTTTCTTCTGATATTGCTTCCATTAACAGGAAAGTGCAAAGCCATAGGCCCCCCAAAGCCAACTCTGCCTTCTGGATGGATTCTCATCTATTAACTCCCTGATATCTCCTGGCAAGCTTTACTTGCCCTTAGGTCTGATGCTAAATTCAGAGTTCTAAAGTTTCTGGCTAAGGGAGAAGAGTATTTTTCTGATGGAGCTTCTGAGAGAAAGTCAGGAGAAAGCAGAGGGTATTAAATTAGGGACATGAAATCACAAGAGATTGTGGGAATATTTGGGAAGAGAATAGAAGAGGTATTTGGTGGTGGCCGGAAAGGGCTGGTATTCCACAGGGGCTCGGGAAAGTCAGTGTGAAATCAGAAAACACCAACTTCCGTGAAAGGAATAGTCAGTACATTAAACTCAAGAATcttaggatttttgtttgtttccaatcATGTTATCTTATTTTCATGTTCAAAGCCAGGTATATCAGGATGGGCACTTGGCTGAGTGGTGGTCAGCTACCCTGTCTCCTGGCATGTGAGCAGTACTCGACCACCCACtcctcaaaaatatttaaatattttcttaaattcagtGTGCTCATGGATAGAAAACTGAATGTCTTTCATCTACTGGCACAGTCCTGCAACAGAAGATGTCAAAGAGAGATAAAAGTTTCAGATCTTCACCATAGTTTTTATTAGAAGATAAttagctgtgaaatgaaaataattcccAAGTTATTATTTACTCacttttggttaaaaaaattttttttaccatattaACCTTTCTGTGTGCTAGAATCTATAAACACTACTATTTTTTAGGTGTATaattatacacacatgtacatacatatatgtaaaatatatcatgCTTTGTAATATTCCTCTTGATTATTGGGCTTATGATTGGTTATTAGTTCTTCCATATTCTATTTtcataaatagaatatatttttaatattttattatacaaattattatttattatacaaactaaatattttcaatttttgctgGAATTTCCCTCAAATTGTATCATGTTAGAATGAATATTATACTTTAACTTCTTGCAAAGTAGAAAATACAGTTGAGTCTTCCATTCAGGGTCGTTTAATTGCTTTATGTAGAATGGAgatagtagctgctgctgctaaatcgcttcagtcgtgtctgactctgtgtgaccccatagatggcagcccaccaggctcccccgtccctgggattctccaggcaagaacactggagtgcgttgccatttccttctccaatgcatgaaagtgaaaagtgaaagtgaagtcgctcagtcgtgtccgaccctcagcgaccccatggaccgcagccttccaggctcctccgtccatgggattttccaggcaggagtactggagtggggtgccatttccttctccgggagataGTAGCAGCAGGCTCCAAATATGAAATGATTCATGGGGGACTCACTGTGGCGTGTGATTAGTTTCTAGAATGGTCCAAGAGGCAGCTTCACACTAAAGTCCAGCTGCAGCGTGAGGACAGTAGCTGGCGCAGGGAGGGCAGCAGGCACACTGAGTGACAAATGGAGACCTCCGCCACGGCGACAGCAAGGCGGAAGCCAGGATTCTGCGGAGCGCCGAGGCCACGCCCCTCGGGTTTCCTCATCGCATCTGGAAGACTCCAGGTCCAGGCTTCCCGAGTCTGTCCTGTCTGCTTCCTGTCTTGGGTTTCCATGAGATTCTGACTCCCATACTGCCCCATGTTACAGCCCCCATCACCCCCTAATTTTCTAGGTCCAGTTGTGGTACCGCCTCACTCCTTACATTTTACAGAAGCAACTGGGAAGTAGAGAGAACAGGGAGGGAGGCCAGTCCCTGAGCAAGTGCAGTTACTCTAGATTCAGGTCCAGTGTTCTCTTCCAGCCAATGGTGCCTTGGTGGGTGGTGAACCTAAGCTGGCAAAATGGATCAAATAAGACAAACCAATTGTATGTAACTTTCAAACTGAAGGGTTTAGTAATATTAGGAGAAATAGGATTTCTTTTGTATAAATGTGTGTCAAATCATAGATTTCCAAAAGAAAGGCGTTCATTATTGAAAATTGTCAGAAAGTCACATCTCACAACTTTTGTTTGCAAACTCTATACAAGTCGTAATTGTATTGGAATCCAGGAACCTGGGTCTAAAAGCTCAATAGACACTTTTCAGAGACATTATATGATGGAGGCTTCCAATCTGACCTCGTGTTTTCATGGACTGGGCTCTAAAACAACTGCTGAATTTCAAAATGTGCCTCATGAGTATTTGATACACAAATGTATGTGGATTTCTTGATTTATGCTGGTAAGGTATTGCTAATGGGgacaaagaaaaactggaaaaacaaaaaaaaaagatttgtactCTTTCAACCACGTGGGTATTTATTTGTTCTGTCAGAGATTCACTGGGGAAGGGAAACCTGCCCACTGGCTCTTAGGCAAACTAATGGCCACCAGGAAGGATGCTATGAGCTAGCTGGAGCTGAGAAGAGGCTGTGAGTCAGGAAGCTGAGGTGTTTACTGTGGAGTTCCTGGGTTGATTGCAAAGCTTTGCTTAGGACTGTCTAGGCAGGATTATGCTTCCATTTGGGACACCTTGGAGGCTAGCAGTGTGGTTTATAAATCTCCACAACAAGTAggatagtaaaaagaaaattccatCTAAAAAATCAGAGTCTACTAAAGTAGTGTAAGCCTTCAAAGATCTGAGAAATATAGAATTCTGCTACTCACATTCTTTCTGAAAAAATTTCTTCTGAGGAAGAAAGGAACTGTCAGTAGAAATGAAATTGAGCAGGGGGGAAAGATTAAGAAATaggtaaaagttaaaatattggTAGGGAAGGAAACAAGAGATAGCAAATCTTGGATATTATTATAGAGATTGCTTCATAAAGACAAAAGCAAAGTTTACTTTGCTTTCAGTGCATTCAAGAGATGAAGCTAGTTCATGGCAACACTGTTTATagtggccaagacatggaagcaaccttaatgtccaccaacagatgagaGGGtaaactgatacacacacacacacacacacacacacacacacatatacacactggagtattactctgccatataaaatgaaatatcgcAATTTGCACTatcatggatggatctagagattttcatactatgtgaaattaagtcagagaaagacaaatatatgacatAACTTATATGTAAaactaaaaaatggtacaaatgaatttatttaccaaacagaaatagactcacaggcatagaaaacaaacttatggttaccaatggggaaagGATGGGGACAGATtaatttgggattaatagatatatgctgctatatataaaataaataaacaacaaggagcTACTGTATGTTGCAGGGGaacatattcaatatcttataataacttataatggaaaagaatctgaaaaagaatttatatattgtatatgtaatatatatagatatatgactgaatcattttgctgtacacccaaaacattgtaaatcaactatacttcagttgagaaaaaaaaatgaacctagaAAATGTCACCTGGTCCTTTGCAATCTCCAACGTAAAACTCTCCctatggaaaaaatacaaaaatatacttGACATAAAAGGGCTGCAAATGAACCCCATGTATAtattggaagaaaaatgaaacaaatcccATGCATACAGAAAACAATACCCGAAAAACACAGCTCCAAAACAGAAACTCAATGCGACATTTCAAAGTAAACTAACTGAAAGAAATGAGGGAAATGATAGAAAAGTGAACTAAGGtgaaagaaatgatagaaattcTGAAAAATCATAAATCAAAAAGGATTGAATTGctccttttctaagaatttggtCTAAAAGCCACTTGGGGTTATTAAGGTAAGTCTCCATGGAGGAGATTAGGCCCAACATAGGGTACTGGAAGCCCCAACTGGCTGAGGATAACATCCGCGCATCTTGGTACAGATTGCCAGAGTCGGACTTTGGTGAGGATGGCGTCCACGCAGAGCAGAGTAGTGGTGCAAGTATGTGAGCAAGGGAAGTTGGTGACTGAGTCGATTGGGTCTAGTGTTGGTTGTTAGGGTCCACACCACGTGAGAAGGCCGACGTACGTAGAGATCAGTGGCAGCCTCGTGCAGAGTGTTAGAGTTCAAGTGGgtgagtggtggtgatggtggtctagtcactaagttgtgtccgactcttgtgacctcatggactgtggccttcaaggtttctctgtccatggagttctccaggcaagaacactggagtcggtggccatttctttctccaggggatcttcccaacccaggaatcaaacctgggtcccctgcattgcaggcaaattctttactgactgagctatgaggaaagccccaGAAAAGGATTCAGAGACTGAGAGTTGTGAAGAGGGTGTCTGCACAGAGGCTAGCAATGGCAGTGGCCAGGAGTGGAGTGTGGCAGCCCAGGTAGGTGGCAGCAGTGGGAGTCTGCTTTTGTGCAGTGGAGACTGACAAAATACGAAATGTATTGAAGACGATTTCTCCTCATTATTGTAGATTCTTAATGTTGAAGGACTTATAAACACAGAAAGAGGTAATACTAGAATGAATCGTAGATgtaagtgtgtgtttgtgtatgtgtgaatataCGTTTGTTCTCTGACTATGGAAAGGACTTAGGAGCAGTGACACCCAATACCCTGATCTTTGGCTTCCAATTATCTTTTCCCACTAAATAGGAGTAGGACTTCTTGGATGGAAAGTACAACAGGCTTCTTGGATCTTGGACTATTTCACTGTGGCAGATTAAGGAAATGTTCTAAGAATGCTGGAGAATGTTGACAGAACTTAGAATCAAACCTGAAGGGATGCTTCCTGGCCAAATCTGAATATCAAGGTATGTATCATAGTATCAAAATAGAATCCATTAAATGGAATAAGAATTGTGAGTTTATATAATCAAATACATAAATGGGGATAAGAGAAAGACTTCCCTTAGTAGAATGTCAGCTAATAGACACAAAAGAAATGTTTGAATGAAAAAGTCACCAACTGGGCAACAATCATGGTAAGAATTAATTTAGGTGAGAAATACTAATGGATGATAAAGCTAGATAGTGAAAGTGGAAAAATAATGGATTATTCACATAATCTCAAAAAATTTCCCTACAATAGCTGTTAATTACCAAAAAATGAGTGACcttatagaaaagaaataattttaattaccATCAGTTAGCATCTCTGGAAATGAGATGAAACAAAATCATGTACTACATGATAGGATACATGAAGAAAAGACAGCATCACTTCTATGATAATCCTGCCAAAGATCCCTAACCCAAATCTAATCATGATAAATACTGGGTAGTCCTAGTTTGAGGAACAGTGCACAAAATACTAGCATATAGTTTTTAAGgtcatgaaaagaaagaaatgactatGGAACTTTTCCAGATTAGAGGAGACTACAGAGACATGACAACTATATACAATATTATTATCCTGGATTGAATTCGTTTTCTATGTATGATATTATATAGAGatgatattatattatatagATGATATTATATAtcaaccgtggtgttggagaagactcttgagagtcccttggactgcaaagagatccaaccagtccattctgaaggagatcagccctgggtgttctttggaaggaatgatggtaaagctgaaactccagtactttggccacctcatgcgaagagttgactcattggaaaagactctgatgctgggagggattgggggcaagagtagaaggggatgacagaggatgagatggctggatggcatcactgactcgatggacgtgagtctgagtgaactctgggagttggtgatggacagggaggcctggcatgctgcgattcatggggtcgcaaagagttggacacgactgagtgactgatctgatctgatatatgatATTATTGGGAAATAAGTAACACCTAGATTGAGATCTATGATTTCATGATGGAATAATGTACCAATGCTATGTGATGGTTGTGGAGTGGCTACAAAGGAAAATGTCCTTGTTTTCAGAAAACACACACTAAAGAATTCAAGGATAATGAGGCATCATGTCATcaacttactctcaaatggttcggaaaaaaaaaaatccttgtggtattaaaaaaattagagctTAAACCAAACTAGGATCAGTCTAAATTATATGATTTAGAGTTTGGTCCTATTAAATAcaatttgagaaaagaaaaaaaacatatagaaAAGCTTAGATGTGTGACAGCtagcaaacaaaaaattaacaatgaGGGACATTTAAGATATCCCTGTAAAAGacatttcaaaaatacatatGACACTTGGCTCTGgtctgcagatgatgactgcagccatgaaattaaaagacgcttactccttggaagaaaagttatgaccaacctagatagcatattcaaaagcagagacattactttgccaacaaaggtccatctagtcaaggctattgtttttccagtggtcatgtatggatgcgtgagttgaactgtgaagaaagctgagcgccgaagaattgatgcttttgaagtgtggtgttggagaagactcttgagagtcccttggattgcaaggagatccaaccagtccatcctgaaggagatcagccctgggtgttctttggaaggaatgatggtaaagctgaaactccagtactttgcccacctcatgcgaagagttgattcattggaaaagactctgatgctgggaaggattgagggcaggaggagaaggggacaacagaggatgagatggctggatggcatcactgactcgatggacatgagtctgagtgaactccaggagttggtgttggacagggatgcctggtgtgctgcaattcatagggtcacaaagagttggacacgactgagcaactgaactgaactgaactgaagatgtggaGAGTTATTAGAAACAATGTCTCCCTCtgtgataaatagaaaaaatggataaaataatacaaagacaaatactttaaaatgatatTGGAAATCTGTGGgttcaaattaaaaagaaactcaattccagaaagaaaTGAGTGCTTTTGAGGTAAAAGACCATCAGGAACTTTCTTCCCTGGAAACAACTGCCAAGGCTTTTCAAAGTGCCTAGAGAAACAGGCTCGGCATAGAAAGAATGACTGAATAGGAGAAACCAGCATAGTTCTTTTAACAACCTCTTGGGCAGATGTGATGGTTTGGAATTTGTACATTTCTGCCAGATGTTAGATGAAGGAGATTATGCCATACACAGATCTAGCTCCCACTGCCTCAAGGCATGTGAAGTCAGTGGTGAACTGAAACCAACTCTTCCACATAGTCCTGACCTTGCTCAAATATTGATTGGATATAGGAGAGTTTACTCCCTCTGGGAAGTAGATATCACTGTTTAGTATGCTGGgagtataataaaaatttatgggaaagtgaagaagcaggaaaatgtaATTGTTAAGCTAGAGAAATACAGTCTGAAGAAAATACAGCCAGCCCTTTATATCTGCATATCCATGGATTCAACTGAAGGacggaaaatatttgaaaaaaattttt from Bos indicus x Bos taurus breed Angus x Brahman F1 hybrid chromosome 29, Bos_hybrid_MaternalHap_v2.0, whole genome shotgun sequence carries:
- the LOC113886282 gene encoding prostate and testis expressed protein 2-like, whose translation is MGPWVFRLLLMSMFTVLFVNERDRVLGANKWFQLCRRCEFHNGYSCNHVIGSCWKFKIANLKRACVTDNFYYYDRVADRYNYRYSVLSCRTCEEGSFMLFHDLYRETFCCTEDNCNDPEKNMDISKIAMSYP